The sequence below is a genomic window from Micromonospora aurantiaca ATCC 27029.
GGCCGCCGTCTCCACCGCCGGCTCCGCGCCGGTCGGCGAGGGATAGCGGGTACGCGGGAAGACCAGCAGCACCCGGTCGGACTCCCGGCGCAGGACCCCGGCGTCGACGAGCCCGCCGAGCACCCGCTCCGGCAGGCCCTTGGCGAGTTTGCCGATCCAGTCCTTCGGCTTGCGGGGGCGGCCCGATCCGACAGTCGTCAGCGCCTCGTCGAGCAGCGGCACGCCGGTCGGGGTGGGGTCGGTGACGACGAGCCGCTTGTCCGCCACCTCCACCCGGCCGGCCAGGGCCAGTTCCAGCAGCACCGCCCCGGCGAGGCCGTAGCCGAGGTGCGGACTGCCGAGCCGGTTCGTGCCGCCGTCGTCGTACGCGAGCAGGACCAGTTCGTCGGTGAGCAGCAGACCGTCCATGCGCACCACGCTACGGGGGGTCCGCCATCGGCGCGCGCGTGCCACAATCACGCGCATCGACGGCCTTCTGCTTCTGACGCTGTTGCCCCTGGTCGGTTTCGTGCTGCTGACCGCCGGCAACGCCTTCTTCGTCGCGGCCGAGTTCGCCCTGGTCACCGTCGACCGGGCGGAGATCGACAGGCGGGCCGACGAGGGCGACGGCCGGGCCGCCACGGTACGCCGCGCGCTGCGTGAGCTGTCCTTCCAGCTCTCCGGCGCGCAGCTCGGCATCACGCTCACCGCGTTGCTCACCGGCTACCTGGCCGAGCCCGCCCTGGCCCGGCTCTTCGCGCCGCTGCTGCACTCGCTCGGCGGCGCGGAACGCTTCTCCGGCCTGCTCGCGCTGGCGCTGGCCACGCTCATCTCGATGCTGTTCGGCGAGCTGGTGCCGAAGAACCTGGCGCTGGCCCGCCCGATGCCCGCGGCGCTCGCCACCGCCGCGCCGATGCGGGCCTTCTCCCGCACCTTCGGCTGGCTGATCCGGCTGCTGAACGAATCAGCGAACCGGCTGGTGCGCCGCCTCGGCGTGGAGCCGCAGGAGGAGCTGGCGAGCGCCCGGTCCCCGGAGGAGCTGGGCCTGCTCGCCGCCATCTCGGCCCGGGCCGGCGCGCTGCCGCCGGACACCGCGATGCTGCTGCGCCGCACCATCCGCTTCGGCGACAAGCGGGCCGCCGAGGCGATGACGCCCCGGGTGGACGTGACCGCGTTGCGCGCCACCA
It includes:
- a CDS encoding GOLPH3/VPS74 family protein; its protein translation is MDGLLLTDELVLLAYDDGGTNRLGSPHLGYGLAGAVLLELALAGRVEVADKRLVVTDPTPTGVPLLDEALTTVGSGRPRKPKDWIGKLAKGLPERVLGGLVDAGVLRRESDRVLLVFPRTRYPSPTGAEPAVETAARERMAAALTGDGPVDARTAALLTLTRAVGLDRKIFRELPKERVKARIDEIAAGDWASAAVKKAIEEMQAALMVAMTAGTSAAIMTTTTS
- a CDS encoding hemolysin family protein → MPLVGFVLLTAGNAFFVAAEFALVTVDRAEIDRRADEGDGRAATVRRALRELSFQLSGAQLGITLTALLTGYLAEPALARLFAPLLHSLGGAERFSGLLALALATLISMLFGELVPKNLALARPMPAALATAAPMRAFSRTFGWLIRLLNESANRLVRRLGVEPQEELASARSPEELGLLAAISARAGALPPDTAMLLRRTIRFGDKRAAEAMTPRVDVTALRATTTVAELLEASRRTGRTRFPVYEETLDLVTGVAGVPDALGVPLARRAATTVAAVAREPVYVPESLNLNGVLAALKAAGADLAIVVDEYGGTDGVVTVEDLVEELVGEIADEFDPDAVDGFGPVELTVPGGERTVLTDGVLRADELVEQTGFRLPDGPYETLGGFLMARLGHIPVPGEAVDEAGYEFTVVEVDRHRIEQVRVVRPEEPDGGA